One genomic window of Quercus lobata isolate SW786 chromosome 9, ValleyOak3.0 Primary Assembly, whole genome shotgun sequence includes the following:
- the LOC115961609 gene encoding uncharacterized protein LOC115961609 gives MQQQHIQALLVNVEELTRQNKELQKTMESLNVERQRTGENQNEEESNSQTNIRDKTSGEDSSRMENELRNIRKEMDEIKSSMKDKGGENLDEMIRRTDSPFTTEVLNRPLPPKFHLPQLKSYNGSKDPLNHIESFKTLMLLQITPNEVMCRAFPTTLKGATRVRFSKIPPRTIANFEQLSKGFIRHFIKGQRHKKPTSHLLNIQQAEGESLRQYITRFNKELLQVDEAKDQVILTTFQARLLLGDFFFLITKSPPKTVAKLLRKAQKYMNVLMQIRDDLSLQWPKPISTPAEKKDKNKYCRFHQDHGHRTNECMHSKDQVETLIWQGKLQKYVRKTEPHRYQQKDDQDRNQGARDSKPPAAEIKTISGGLTTSRTLKSLKKANGREIDSVHSRLPPMKMPKNDKPNIVFSERNGRGIKQPYDDPLVIMLKVEEFNIHQVLIGNESSANIIYLPAFQQMKLDKKKIRPFTSPLVSFTRDRIVPRGIITLTVIAGTYPAQATKEIDFLIVDCPSTYNIILERPTLNTLKVT, from the exons ATGCAACAACAACATATCCAGGCCCTCCTAGTTAATGTGGAAGAGCTGACTCGCCAAAATAAAGAACTGCAAAAGACAATGGAATCCTTAAATGTAGAACGCCAGCGAACAGGTGAAAACCAAAATGAGGAGGAATCAAACTCTCAAACCAACATACGAGACAAGACCTCAGGAGAGGACTCCTCCAGAATGGAGAATGAGCTTCGCAACATAAGGAAGGAGATGGACGAGATAAAAAGTTCCATGAAAGACAAAGGCGGGGAGAATTTGGATGAGATGATTCGAAGGACGGACTCACCTTTCACTACTGAAGTACTAAACCGACCCCTCCCACCAAAATTCCATCTCCCACAGTTGAAGTCGTATAACGGTTCCAAGGATCCCTTGAATCACATTGAATCGTTCAAGACACTGATGCTATTGCAGATAACCCCAAACGAGGTGATGTGCAGAGCATTCCCAACCACATTGAAAGGAGCAACTAGAGTACGGTTTAGCAAGATACCCCCAAGAACTATTGCAAATTTCGAACAACTTAGCAAGGGTTTTATTCGTCATTTCATTAAGGGGCAAAGACACAAAAAGCCAACTAGCCATCTTCTCAACATTCAACAAGCAGAAGGAGAATCACTAAGACAGTACATTACCCGATTCAATAAGGAGCTACTGCAGGTAGATGAAGCTAAAGATCAAGTCATCCTAACAACTTTCCAAGCAAGGTTGCTGCTtggagatttcttcttcttaatcaCTAAAAGTCCACCAAAAACAGTTGCGAAGTTACTTCGAAAAGCTCAAAAGTACATGAAT GTCCTTATGCAGATAAGGGACGATCTCTCCCTTCAATGGCCGAAACCAATCAGTACTCCAGcagaaaaaaaagacaagaacAAGTACTGTAGGTtccatcaggaccatgggcatcgCACCAACGAGTGTATGCATTCGAAAGACCAGGTGGAGACTTTAATCTGGCAAGGGAAGTTACAGAAGTATGTCAGGAAGACAGAGCCCCACAGATACCAACAGAAGGACGATCAAGATAGAAATCAGGGAGCAAGAGATAGCAAACCTCCTGCAGCAGAGATAAAGACAATCTCGGGAGGACTAACAACAAGCAGAACACTGAAGTCCCTGAAAAAAGCCAATGGGAGAGAAATAGACAGTGTCCATTCACGGCTTCCTCCAATGAAGATGCCAAAGAATGACAAGCCTAATATTGTTTTCTCAGAGAGAAACGGTCGCGGCATCAAGCAACCCTATGACGATCCACTAGTAATCATGCTCAAAGTAGAAGAATTCAACATCCACCAGGTGCTCATTGGCAACGAAAGCTCAGCAAATATCATTTACTTACCTGCGTTTCAGCAGATGAAACTAGATAAGAAAAAGATCAGACCTTTCACCTCGCCTTTGGTAAGCTTCACAAGGGACAGAATCGTCCCTAGGGGCATCATCACTCTAACTGTAATTGCAGGAACTTACCCAGCACAGGCCACcaaggaaattgatttcctcATAGTTGATTGCCCTTCAACATACAACATTATCTTAGAAAGACCTACACTAAATACGCTAAAAGTTACTTGA
- the LOC115961608 gene encoding uncharacterized protein K02A2.6-like, with protein sequence METCTIQTDGSTMKKVGGAGVVLISPEGETLKYAVKLQFPTTNNEVEYKALLTVLSLAKALGAKRLIVQVDSQLRIGHVKGDYEAKEERMHKYLKIIQQLSQHFDSLDFVQIPQAKNAKANFLARLASSNDYNATFELCIEIRGQPSTEGEQALKRKEQDEWMTLIILYLKEGWLPKDKAKVRKIQIRTARFVIIDDVLYRRGYSLPYLRCASSKEADYVPLEIYEGICGNHTEVRSLAGKALRAGYYWPTLQKDACDIFRACDKCQRFANVQTRPGETITPISSPWPFAQWGIDIIGPFLLRKKQLRFIIVAIDYFTKWVKAKLVTTITKAKVISFVWKNIICRFGVTHVIILDNGKQFDNPKFQKFCQDLGVKNHYSSPRHPQANGQIEVMNRSLLKIIKTWLQGAKRVWPEELQNVLWAYRTTIRVPTGETPFRLTFGTEAIIPVEIGLTSFQVKTYEDQKNQQELNDNLDLIDEVREEAMKQMA encoded by the coding sequence ATGGAAACATGTACGATCCAAACAGATGGGTCAACCATGAAGAAAGTGGGAGGAGCAGGAGTAGTTCTTATATCTCCAGAAGGAGAAACGTTGAAATATGCAGTCAAATTGCAATTCCCAACAACAAATAACGAGGTAGAATACAAAGCACTGCTAACAGTGCTAAGTCTAGCAAAAGCTCTAGGAGCAAAGAGACTTATCGTCCAAGTTGATTCTCAGCTAAGAATTGGACATGTGAAGGGAGATTACgaagccaaagaagaaagaatgcataAGTACTTGAAGATCATCCAACAACTATCACAACATTTTGACAGCCTAGACTTTGTGCAAATCCCTCAGGCCAAAAATGCAAAAGCTAACTTCCTAGCAAGATTGGCCTCGTCAAATGACTACAATGCAACCTTCGAACTATGTATAGAGATAAGGGGGCAACCAAGCACAGAAGGTGAGCAAGCTCTGAAGAGAAAAGAACAAGACGAGTGGATGACTCTCATCATCCTTTACTTAAAAGAAGGATGGCTCCCTAAAGATAAGGCAAAAGTAAGGAAGATACAGATCAGGACAGCCCGCTTCGTCATCATTGATGACGTGCTGTACAGACGAGGATATTCACTCCCCTATCTAAGATGTGCCAGCTCAAAAGAAGCAGATTATGTGCCCCTCGAGATATATGAGGGAATCTGTGGAAATCACACTGAAGTAAGATCTTTAGCAGGAAAGGCACTCAGAGcaggatattactggccaacttTACAGAAGGACGCATGCGACATCTTCAGAGCATGTGATAAGTGTCAACGCTTCGCAAATGTCCAGACGAGACCAGGAGAGACAATCACACCCATATCTTCACCATGGCCCTTCGCCCAATGGGGAATTGACATTATAGGCCCATTCCTTTTAAGGAAGAAGCAACTCAGATTTATAATCGTCGcaattgattacttcacaaaatgggtaaaAGCAAAACTAGTGACAACGATAACAAAGGCTAAAGTCATAAgctttgtatggaaaaacatcatTTGCAGGTTTGGAGTCACACATGTCATAATATTAGACAATGGAAAGCAGTTTGACAATcccaagtttcaaaaattttgtcaagACTTAGGAGTCAAGAACCACTATTCTTCTCCAAGACACCCTCAAGCCAATGGCCAGATAGAAGTAATGAATAGAAGCTTgcttaaaattatcaaaacttgGCTTCAAGGGGCAAAAAGGGTATGGCCTGAGGAACTACAAAATGTCCTTTGGGCATATAGGACAACCATAAGAGTTccaacaggagaaacaccatttaGACTAACATTTGGCACTGAGGCCATCATACCAGTGGAAATAGGACTGACGAGCTTCCAAGTCAAAACTTATGAAGATCAGAAGAACCAGCAAGAGCTCAACGACAACCTGGACCTAATTGATGAAGTAAGAGAAGAAGCTATGAAGCAAATGGCCTAA